One part of the Homo sapiens chromosome 19, GRCh38.p14 Primary Assembly genome encodes these proteins:
- the RTN2 gene encoding reticulon-2 isoform B (isoform B is encoded by transcript variant 2): protein MGQVLPVFAHCKEAPSTASSTPDSTEGGNDDSDFRELHTAREFSEEDEEETTSQDWGTPRELTFSYIAFDGVVGSGGRRDSTARRPRPQGRSVSEPRDQHPQPSLGDSLESIPSLSQSPEPGRRGDPDTAPPSERPLEDLRLRLDHLGWVARGTGSGEDSSTSSSTPLEDEEPQEPNRLETGEAGEELDLRLRLAQPSSPEVLTPQLSPGSGTPQAGTPSPSRSRDSNSGPEEPLLEEEEKQWGPLEREPVRGQCLDSTDQLEFTVEPRLLVADLLYWKDTRTSGVVFTGLMVSLLCLLHFSIVSVAAHLALLLLCGTISLRVYRKVLQAVHRGDGANPFQAYLDVDLTLTREQTERLSHQITSRVVSAATQLRHFFLVEDLVDSLKLALLFYILTFVGAIFNGLTLLILGVIGLFTIPLLYRQHQAQIDQYVGLVTNQLSHIKAKIRAKIPGTGALASAAAAVSGSKAKAE, encoded by the exons ATGGGGCAGGTCCTGCCGGTCTTCGCCCACTGCA AAGAAGCTCCGTCTACAGCCTCCTCAACTCCTGATTCCACAGAAG GAGGGAACGACGACTCTGATTTTCGAGAGCTGCACACAGCCCGGGAATTCTcagaggaggacgaggaggagacCACGTCGCAGGACTGGGGCACCCCCCGGGAGCTGACCTTCTCCTACATCGCCTTTGATGGTGTAGTGGGCTCCGGGGGCCGCAGGGATTCAACTgcccgccgcccccgcccccaggGCCGCTCAGTCTCGGAACCACGAGACCAGCACCCtcagcccagcctgggcgacagcttGGAGAGCATCCCCAGCCTGAGCCAATCCCCGGAGCCTGGACGACGGGGTGATCCTGACACCGCGCCTCCATCCGAGCGCCCTCTGGAAGACCTGAGGCTTCGGTTGGACCATCTGGGCTGGGTGGCCCGGGGAACGGGATCCGGGGAGGACTCTTCCACCAGCAGCTCCACCCCGCTGGAAGACGAAGAACCCCAAGAACCCAACAGATTGGAGACAGGAGAAGCTGGGGAAG AACTGGACCTACGACTCCGACTTGCTCAGCCCTCATCGCCCGAGGTCTTGACTCCCCAGCTCAGTCCGGGCTCTGGGACACCCCAGGCCGGTACTCCGTCCCCATCCCGATCGCGAGATTCGAACTCTGGGCCCGAAGAGCCATtgctggaagaggaagaaaagcagtGGGGGCCACTGGAGCGAGAGCCAGTAAGGGGACAGTGCCTCGATAGCACGGACCAATTAGAATTCACGGTGGAGCCACGCCTTCTAG TGGCGGACCTGCTGTACTGGAAGGACACGAGGACGTCAGGAGTGGTCTTCACAGGCCTGATggtctccctcctctgcctcctgcactTTAGCATCGTGTCCGTGGCCGCGCACTTGGCTCTGTTGCTGCTCTGCGGCACCATCTCTCTCAGGGTTTACCGCAAAGTGCTGCAGGCCGTGCACCGGGGGGATGGAGCCAACCCTTTCCA GGCCTACCTGGATGTGGACCTCACCCTGACTCGGGAGCAGACGGAACGTTTGTCCCACCAGATCACCTCCCGCGTGGTCTCGGCGGCCACGCAGCTGCGGCACTTCTTCCTGGTAGAAGACCTCGTGGATTCCCTCAAG CTGGCCCTCCTCTTCTACATCTTGACCTTCGTGGGTGCCATCTTCAATGGTTTGACTCTTCTCATTCTGG GAGTGATTGGTCTATTCACCATCCCCCTGCTGTACCGGCAGCACCAG GCTCAGATCGACCAATATGTGGGGTTGGTGACCAATCAGTTGAGCCACATCAAAGCTAA GATCCGAGCTAAAATCCCAGGGACCGGAGCCCTGGCCTCTGCAGCAGCCGCAGTCTCCGGATCCAAAGCCAAAGCCGAATGA
- the FOSB gene encoding protein FosB isoform 1 (isoform 1 is encoded by transcript variant 1), with translation MFQAFPGDYDSGSRCSSSPSAESQYLSSVDSFGSPPTAAASQECAGLGEMPGSFVPTVTAITTSQDLQWLVQPTLISSMAQSQGQPLASQPPVVDPYDMPGTSYSTPGMSGYSSGGASGSGGPSTSGTTSGPGPARPARARPRRPREETLTPEEEEKRRVRRERNKLAAAKCRNRRRELTDRLQAETDQLEEEKAELESEIAELQKEKERLEFVLVAHKPGCKIPYEEGPGPGPLAEVRDLPGSAPAKEDGFSWLLPPPPPPPLPFQTSQDAPPNLTASLFTHSEVQVLGDPFPVVNPSYTSSFVLTCPEVSAFAGAQRTSGSDQPSDPLNSPSLLAL, from the exons ATGTTTCAGGCTTTCCCCGGAGACTACGACTCCGGCTCCCGGTGCAGCTCCTCACCCTCTGCCGAGTCTCAATATCTGTCTTCGGTGGACTCCTTCGGCAGTCCACCCAccgccgccgcctcccag GAGTGCGCCGGTCTCGGGGAAATGCCCGGTTCCTTCGTGCCCACGGTCACCGCGATCACAACCAGCCAGGACCTCCAGTGGCTTGTGCAACCCACCCTCATCTCTTCCATGGCCCAGTCCCAGGGGCAGCCACTGGCCTCCCAGCCCCCGGTCGTCGACCCCTACGACATGCCGGGAACCAGCTACTCCACACCAGGCATGAGTGGCTACAGCAGTGGCGGAGCGAGTGGCAGTGGTGGGCCTTCCACCAGCGGAACTACCAGTGGGCCTGGGCCTGCCCGCCCAGCCCGAGCCCGGCCTAGGAGACCCCGAGAGGAGACG CTCACcccagaggaagaggagaagcgAAGGGTGCGCCGGGAACGAAATAAACTAGCAGCAGCTAAATGCAGGAACCGGCGGAGGGAGCTGACCGACCGACTCCAGGCG GAGACAGATCAGttggaggaagaaaaagcagaGCTGGAGTCGGAGATCGCCGAGCTCCAAAAGGAGAAGGAACGTCTGGAGTTTGTGCTGGTGGCCCACAAACCGGGCTGCAAGATCCCCTACGAAGAGGGGCCCGGGCCGGGCCCGCTGGCGGAGGTGAGAGATTTGCCGGGCTCAGCACCGGCTAAGGAAGATGGCTTCAGCTGGCTGCTGCCGCCCCCGCCACCACCGCCCCTGCCCTTCCAGACCAGCCAAGACGCACCCCCCAACCTGACGGCTTCTCTCTTTACACACAGTGAAGTTCAAGTCCTCGGCGACCCCTTCCCCGTTGTTAACCCTTCGTACACTTCTTCGTTTGTCCTCACCTGCCCGGAGGTCTCCGCGTTCGCCGGCGCCCAACGCACCAGCGGCAGTGACCAGCCTTCCGATCCCCTGAACTCGCCCTCCCTCCTCGCTCTGTGA
- the PPM1N gene encoding putative protein phosphatase 1N isoform X2, with amino-acid sequence MAVLARQLQRLLWTACKKKEREKEGREEEEEEEAGRRAPEGPRSLLTAPRRAQRPHGGAEASGGLRFGASAAQGWRARMEDAHCTWLSLPGLPPGWALFAVLDGHGGARAARFGARHLPGHVLQELGPEPSEPEGVREALRRAFLSADERLRSLWPRVETGGCTAVVLLVSPRFLYLAHCGDSRAVLSRAGAVAFSTEDHRPLRPRERERIHAAGGTIRRRRVEGSLAVSRALGDFTYKEAPGRPPELQLVSAEPEVAALARQAEDEFMLLASDGVWDTVSGAALAGLVASRLRLGLAPELLCAQLLDTCLCKVLGAWRGQPGQHDLHPGLLPWGP; translated from the exons ATGGCGGTCCTGGCCCGCCAGCTGCAGCGTCTCCTCTGGACCGCTTGCaagaaaaaggagagggagaaggaggggagggaggaagaggaggaggaggaggcggggcGCAGGGCCCCCGAAGGGCCTCGGTCTCTGTTGACAGCGCCGCGCCGCGCCCAGCGGCCGCACGGGGGTGCCGAGGCGTCTGGGGGCCTGCGCTTCGGGGCGAGCGCAGCGCAAGGCTGGCGCGCGCGCATGGAGGATGCTCACTGCACTTGGCTTTCGTTACCTGGTCTGCCCCCGGGCTGGGCCTTGTTTGCCGTCCTCGACGGCCACGGTGGGGCTCGAGCTGCCCGCTTCGGTGCACGCCATTTGCCAGGCCATGTGCTCCAGGAGCTGGGCCCGGAGCCTAGCGAGCCCGAGGGCGTGCGCGAGGCGCTGCGCCGAGCCTTCTTGAGCGCCGACGAGCGCCTGCGCTCCCTCTGGCCCCGCGTGGAAACGGGCGGCTGCACGGCCGTGGTGTTGCTGGTCTCCCCGCGGTTTCTGTACCTGGCGCACTGCGGTGACTCCCGCGCGGTGCTGAGCCGCGCTGGCGCCGTGGCCTTCAGCACAGAGGACCACCGGCCCCTTCGACCCCGGGAACGCGAGCGCATCCACGCCGCTGGCGGCACCATCCGCCGCCGCCGCGTCGAGGGCTCTCTGGCCGTGTCGCGAGCGTTGGGCGACTTTACCTACAAGGAGGCTCCGGGGAGGCCCCCCGAGCTACAGCTCGTTTCTGCGGAGCCAGAGGTGGCCGCACTGGCACGCCAGGCTGAGGACGAGTTCATGCTCCTGGCCTCTGATGGCGTCTGGGACACTGTGTCTGGTGCTGCCCTGGCGGGACTGGTGGCTTCACGCCTCCGCTTGGGCCTGGCCCCAGAGCTTCTCTGCGCGCAGCTGTTGGACACGTGTCTGTGCAAGGTCCTGGGGGCGTGGCGTG ggcagcctggacaacatgacctGCATCCTGGTCTGCTTCCCTGGGGCCCCTAG
- the FOSB gene encoding protein FosB isoform 3 (isoform 3 is encoded by transcript variant 3), translated as MFQAFPGDYDSGSRCSSSPSAESQYLSSVDSFGSPPTAAASQECAGLGEMPGSFVPTVTAITTSQDLQWLVQPTLISSMAQSQGQPLASQPPVVDPYDMPGTSYSTPGMSGYSSGGASGSGGPSTSGTTSGPGPARPARARPRRPREETLTPEEEEKRRVRRERNKLAAAKCRNRRRELTDRLQAETDQLEEEKAELESEIAELQKEKERLEFVLVAHKPGCKIPYEEGPGPGPLAE; from the exons ATGTTTCAGGCTTTCCCCGGAGACTACGACTCCGGCTCCCGGTGCAGCTCCTCACCCTCTGCCGAGTCTCAATATCTGTCTTCGGTGGACTCCTTCGGCAGTCCACCCAccgccgccgcctcccag GAGTGCGCCGGTCTCGGGGAAATGCCCGGTTCCTTCGTGCCCACGGTCACCGCGATCACAACCAGCCAGGACCTCCAGTGGCTTGTGCAACCCACCCTCATCTCTTCCATGGCCCAGTCCCAGGGGCAGCCACTGGCCTCCCAGCCCCCGGTCGTCGACCCCTACGACATGCCGGGAACCAGCTACTCCACACCAGGCATGAGTGGCTACAGCAGTGGCGGAGCGAGTGGCAGTGGTGGGCCTTCCACCAGCGGAACTACCAGTGGGCCTGGGCCTGCCCGCCCAGCCCGAGCCCGGCCTAGGAGACCCCGAGAGGAGACG CTCACcccagaggaagaggagaagcgAAGGGTGCGCCGGGAACGAAATAAACTAGCAGCAGCTAAATGCAGGAACCGGCGGAGGGAGCTGACCGACCGACTCCAGGCG GAGACAGATCAGttggaggaagaaaaagcagaGCTGGAGTCGGAGATCGCCGAGCTCCAAAAGGAGAAGGAACGTCTGGAGTTTGTGCTGGTGGCCCACAAACCGGGCTGCAAGATCCCCTACGAAGAGGGGCCCGGGCCGGGCCCGCTGGCGGAG TGA
- the FOSB gene encoding protein FosB isoform 2 (isoform 2 is encoded by transcript variant 2), whose amino-acid sequence MFQAFPGDYDSGSRCSSSPSAESQYLSSVDSFGSPPTAAASQECAGLGEMPGSFVPTVTAITTSQDLQWLVQPTLISSMAQSQGQPLASQPPVVDPYDMPGTSYSTPGMSGYSSGGASGSGGPSTSGTTSGPGPARPARARPRRPREETETDQLEEEKAELESEIAELQKEKERLEFVLVAHKPGCKIPYEEGPGPGPLAEVRDLPGSAPAKEDGFSWLLPPPPPPPLPFQTSQDAPPNLTASLFTHSEVQVLGDPFPVVNPSYTSSFVLTCPEVSAFAGAQRTSGSDQPSDPLNSPSLLAL is encoded by the exons ATGTTTCAGGCTTTCCCCGGAGACTACGACTCCGGCTCCCGGTGCAGCTCCTCACCCTCTGCCGAGTCTCAATATCTGTCTTCGGTGGACTCCTTCGGCAGTCCACCCAccgccgccgcctcccag GAGTGCGCCGGTCTCGGGGAAATGCCCGGTTCCTTCGTGCCCACGGTCACCGCGATCACAACCAGCCAGGACCTCCAGTGGCTTGTGCAACCCACCCTCATCTCTTCCATGGCCCAGTCCCAGGGGCAGCCACTGGCCTCCCAGCCCCCGGTCGTCGACCCCTACGACATGCCGGGAACCAGCTACTCCACACCAGGCATGAGTGGCTACAGCAGTGGCGGAGCGAGTGGCAGTGGTGGGCCTTCCACCAGCGGAACTACCAGTGGGCCTGGGCCTGCCCGCCCAGCCCGAGCCCGGCCTAGGAGACCCCGAGAGGAGACG GAGACAGATCAGttggaggaagaaaaagcagaGCTGGAGTCGGAGATCGCCGAGCTCCAAAAGGAGAAGGAACGTCTGGAGTTTGTGCTGGTGGCCCACAAACCGGGCTGCAAGATCCCCTACGAAGAGGGGCCCGGGCCGGGCCCGCTGGCGGAGGTGAGAGATTTGCCGGGCTCAGCACCGGCTAAGGAAGATGGCTTCAGCTGGCTGCTGCCGCCCCCGCCACCACCGCCCCTGCCCTTCCAGACCAGCCAAGACGCACCCCCCAACCTGACGGCTTCTCTCTTTACACACAGTGAAGTTCAAGTCCTCGGCGACCCCTTCCCCGTTGTTAACCCTTCGTACACTTCTTCGTTTGTCCTCACCTGCCCGGAGGTCTCCGCGTTCGCCGGCGCCCAACGCACCAGCGGCAGTGACCAGCCTTCCGATCCCCTGAACTCGCCCTCCCTCCTCGCTCTGTGA
- the RTN2 gene encoding reticulon-2 isoform C (isoform C is encoded by transcript variant 3) — protein sequence MGSKVADLLYWKDTRTSGVVFTGLMVSLLCLLHFSIVSVAAHLALLLLCGTISLRVYRKVLQAVHRGDGANPFQAYLDVDLTLTREQTERLSHQITSRVVSAATQLRHFFLVEDLVDSLKLALLFYILTFVGAIFNGLTLLILGVIGLFTIPLLYRQHQAQIDQYVGLVTNQLSHIKAKIRAKIPGTGALASAAAAVSGSKAKAE from the exons ATGGGGAGTAAAG TGGCGGACCTGCTGTACTGGAAGGACACGAGGACGTCAGGAGTGGTCTTCACAGGCCTGATggtctccctcctctgcctcctgcactTTAGCATCGTGTCCGTGGCCGCGCACTTGGCTCTGTTGCTGCTCTGCGGCACCATCTCTCTCAGGGTTTACCGCAAAGTGCTGCAGGCCGTGCACCGGGGGGATGGAGCCAACCCTTTCCA GGCCTACCTGGATGTGGACCTCACCCTGACTCGGGAGCAGACGGAACGTTTGTCCCACCAGATCACCTCCCGCGTGGTCTCGGCGGCCACGCAGCTGCGGCACTTCTTCCTGGTAGAAGACCTCGTGGATTCCCTCAAG CTGGCCCTCCTCTTCTACATCTTGACCTTCGTGGGTGCCATCTTCAATGGTTTGACTCTTCTCATTCTGG GAGTGATTGGTCTATTCACCATCCCCCTGCTGTACCGGCAGCACCAG GCTCAGATCGACCAATATGTGGGGTTGGTGACCAATCAGTTGAGCCACATCAAAGCTAA GATCCGAGCTAAAATCCCAGGGACCGGAGCCCTGGCCTCTGCAGCAGCCGCAGTCTCCGGATCCAAAGCCAAAGCCGAATGA
- the FOSB gene encoding protein FosB isoform X1, with product MFQAFPGDYDSGSRCSSSPSAESQYLSSVDSFGSPPTAAASQECAGLGEMPGSFVPTVTAITTSQDLQWLVQPTLISSMAQSQGQPLASQPPVVDPYDMPGTSYSTPGMSGYSSGGASGSGGPSTSGTTSGPGPARPARARPRRPREETETDQLEEEKAELESEIAELQKEKERLEFVLVAHKPGCKIPYEEGPGPGPLAE from the exons ATGTTTCAGGCTTTCCCCGGAGACTACGACTCCGGCTCCCGGTGCAGCTCCTCACCCTCTGCCGAGTCTCAATATCTGTCTTCGGTGGACTCCTTCGGCAGTCCACCCAccgccgccgcctcccag GAGTGCGCCGGTCTCGGGGAAATGCCCGGTTCCTTCGTGCCCACGGTCACCGCGATCACAACCAGCCAGGACCTCCAGTGGCTTGTGCAACCCACCCTCATCTCTTCCATGGCCCAGTCCCAGGGGCAGCCACTGGCCTCCCAGCCCCCGGTCGTCGACCCCTACGACATGCCGGGAACCAGCTACTCCACACCAGGCATGAGTGGCTACAGCAGTGGCGGAGCGAGTGGCAGTGGTGGGCCTTCCACCAGCGGAACTACCAGTGGGCCTGGGCCTGCCCGCCCAGCCCGAGCCCGGCCTAGGAGACCCCGAGAGGAGACG GAGACAGATCAGttggaggaagaaaaagcagaGCTGGAGTCGGAGATCGCCGAGCTCCAAAAGGAGAAGGAACGTCTGGAGTTTGTGCTGGTGGCCCACAAACCGGGCTGCAAGATCCCCTACGAAGAGGGGCCCGGGCCGGGCCCGCTGGCGGAG TGA
- the PPM1N gene encoding probable protein phosphatase 1N: MAVLARQLQRLLWTACKKKEREKEGREEEEEEEAGRRAPEGPRSLLTAPRRAQRPHGGAEASGGLRFGASAAQGWRARMEDAHCTWLSLPGLPPGWALFAVLDGHGGARAARFGARHLPGHVLQELGPEPSEPEGVREALRRAFLSADERLRSLWPRVETGGCTAVVLLVSPRFLYLAHCGDSRAVLSRAGAVAFSTEDHRPLRPRERERIHAAGGTIRRRRVEGSLAVSRALGDFTYKEAPGRPPELQLVSAEPEVAALARQAEDEFMLLASDGVWDTVSGAALAGLVASRLRLGLAPELLCAQLLDTCLCKGSLDNMTCILVCFPGAPRPSEEAIRRELALDAALGCRIAELCASAQKPPSLNTVFRTLASEDIPDLPPGGGLDCKATVIAEVYSQICQVSEECGEKGQDGAGKSNPTHLGSALDMEA, encoded by the exons ATGGCGGTCCTGGCCCGCCAGCTGCAGCGTCTCCTCTGGACCGCTTGCaagaaaaaggagagggagaaggaggggagggaggaagaggaggaggaggaggcggggcGCAGGGCCCCCGAAGGGCCTCGGTCTCTGTTGACAGCGCCGCGCCGCGCCCAGCGGCCGCACGGGGGTGCCGAGGCGTCTGGGGGCCTGCGCTTCGGGGCGAGCGCAGCGCAAGGCTGGCGCGCGCGCATGGAGGATGCTCACTGCACTTGGCTTTCGTTACCTGGTCTGCCCCCGGGCTGGGCCTTGTTTGCCGTCCTCGACGGCCACGGTGGGGCTCGAGCTGCCCGCTTCGGTGCACGCCATTTGCCAGGCCATGTGCTCCAGGAGCTGGGCCCGGAGCCTAGCGAGCCCGAGGGCGTGCGCGAGGCGCTGCGCCGAGCCTTCTTGAGCGCCGACGAGCGCCTGCGCTCCCTCTGGCCCCGCGTGGAAACGGGCGGCTGCACGGCCGTGGTGTTGCTGGTCTCCCCGCGGTTTCTGTACCTGGCGCACTGCGGTGACTCCCGCGCGGTGCTGAGCCGCGCTGGCGCCGTGGCCTTCAGCACAGAGGACCACCGGCCCCTTCGACCCCGGGAACGCGAGCGCATCCACGCCGCTGGCGGCACCATCCGCCGCCGCCGCGTCGAGGGCTCTCTGGCCGTGTCGCGAGCGTTGGGCGACTTTACCTACAAGGAGGCTCCGGGGAGGCCCCCCGAGCTACAGCTCGTTTCTGCGGAGCCAGAGGTGGCCGCACTGGCACGCCAGGCTGAGGACGAGTTCATGCTCCTGGCCTCTGATGGCGTCTGGGACACTGTGTCTGGTGCTGCCCTGGCGGGACTGGTGGCTTCACGCCTCCGCTTGGGCCTGGCCCCAGAGCTTCTCTGCGCGCAGCTGTTGGACACGTGTCTGTGCAAG ggcagcctggacaacatgacctGCATCCTGGTCTGCTTCCCTGGGGCCCCTAGGCCTTCTGAGGAGGCGATCAGGAGGGAGCTAGCACTGGACgcagccctgggctgcagaaTCGCTG AACTGTGTGCCTCTGCTCAGAAGCCCCCCAGCCTGAACACAGTTTTCAGGACTCTGGCCTCAGAGGACATCCCAGATTTACCTCCTGGGGGAGGGCTGGACTGCAA GGCCACTGTCATTGCTGAAGTTTATTCTCAGATCTGCCAGGTCTCAGAAGAGTGCGGAGAG
- the RTN2 gene encoding reticulon-2 isoform A (isoform A is encoded by transcript variant 1) yields MGQVLPVFAHCKEAPSTASSTPDSTEGGNDDSDFRELHTAREFSEEDEEETTSQDWGTPRELTFSYIAFDGVVGSGGRRDSTARRPRPQGRSVSEPRDQHPQPSLGDSLESIPSLSQSPEPGRRGDPDTAPPSERPLEDLRLRLDHLGWVARGTGSGEDSSTSSSTPLEDEEPQEPNRLETGEAGEELDLRLRLAQPSSPEVLTPQLSPGSGTPQAGTPSPSRSRDSNSGPEEPLLEEEEKQWGPLEREPVRGQCLDSTDQLEFTVEPRLLGTAMEWLKTSLLLAVYKTVPILELSPPLWTAIGWVQRGPTPPTPVLRVLLKWAKSPRSSGVPSLSLGADMGSKVADLLYWKDTRTSGVVFTGLMVSLLCLLHFSIVSVAAHLALLLLCGTISLRVYRKVLQAVHRGDGANPFQAYLDVDLTLTREQTERLSHQITSRVVSAATQLRHFFLVEDLVDSLKLALLFYILTFVGAIFNGLTLLILGVIGLFTIPLLYRQHQAQIDQYVGLVTNQLSHIKAKIRAKIPGTGALASAAAAVSGSKAKAE; encoded by the exons ATGGGGCAGGTCCTGCCGGTCTTCGCCCACTGCA AAGAAGCTCCGTCTACAGCCTCCTCAACTCCTGATTCCACAGAAG GAGGGAACGACGACTCTGATTTTCGAGAGCTGCACACAGCCCGGGAATTCTcagaggaggacgaggaggagacCACGTCGCAGGACTGGGGCACCCCCCGGGAGCTGACCTTCTCCTACATCGCCTTTGATGGTGTAGTGGGCTCCGGGGGCCGCAGGGATTCAACTgcccgccgcccccgcccccaggGCCGCTCAGTCTCGGAACCACGAGACCAGCACCCtcagcccagcctgggcgacagcttGGAGAGCATCCCCAGCCTGAGCCAATCCCCGGAGCCTGGACGACGGGGTGATCCTGACACCGCGCCTCCATCCGAGCGCCCTCTGGAAGACCTGAGGCTTCGGTTGGACCATCTGGGCTGGGTGGCCCGGGGAACGGGATCCGGGGAGGACTCTTCCACCAGCAGCTCCACCCCGCTGGAAGACGAAGAACCCCAAGAACCCAACAGATTGGAGACAGGAGAAGCTGGGGAAG AACTGGACCTACGACTCCGACTTGCTCAGCCCTCATCGCCCGAGGTCTTGACTCCCCAGCTCAGTCCGGGCTCTGGGACACCCCAGGCCGGTACTCCGTCCCCATCCCGATCGCGAGATTCGAACTCTGGGCCCGAAGAGCCATtgctggaagaggaagaaaagcagtGGGGGCCACTGGAGCGAGAGCCAGTAAGGGGACAGTGCCTCGATAGCACGGACCAATTAGAATTCACGGTGGAGCCACGCCTTCTAG GAACAGCTATGGAATGGTTAAAGACATCATTGCTTTTGGCTGTTTACAAGACGGTTCCAATTTTGGAATTGTCCCCACCTCTGTGGACAGCCATTGGCTGGGTCCAAAGGGGCCCCACCCCCCCTACTCCTGTCCTCCGGGTTCTACTGAAGTGGGCAAAATCCCCGAGAAGCAGCGGTGTCCCCAGCCTCTCACTCGGAGCCGATATGGGGAGTAAAG TGGCGGACCTGCTGTACTGGAAGGACACGAGGACGTCAGGAGTGGTCTTCACAGGCCTGATggtctccctcctctgcctcctgcactTTAGCATCGTGTCCGTGGCCGCGCACTTGGCTCTGTTGCTGCTCTGCGGCACCATCTCTCTCAGGGTTTACCGCAAAGTGCTGCAGGCCGTGCACCGGGGGGATGGAGCCAACCCTTTCCA GGCCTACCTGGATGTGGACCTCACCCTGACTCGGGAGCAGACGGAACGTTTGTCCCACCAGATCACCTCCCGCGTGGTCTCGGCGGCCACGCAGCTGCGGCACTTCTTCCTGGTAGAAGACCTCGTGGATTCCCTCAAG CTGGCCCTCCTCTTCTACATCTTGACCTTCGTGGGTGCCATCTTCAATGGTTTGACTCTTCTCATTCTGG GAGTGATTGGTCTATTCACCATCCCCCTGCTGTACCGGCAGCACCAG GCTCAGATCGACCAATATGTGGGGTTGGTGACCAATCAGTTGAGCCACATCAAAGCTAA GATCCGAGCTAAAATCCCAGGGACCGGAGCCCTGGCCTCTGCAGCAGCCGCAGTCTCCGGATCCAAAGCCAAAGCCGAATGA